The following are from one region of the Chanos chanos chromosome 10, fChaCha1.1, whole genome shotgun sequence genome:
- the LOC115822862 gene encoding leucine-rich repeat and fibronectin type-III domain-containing protein 2 isoform X1 encodes MKRIMLCSLLFLGSAVMMATACPKYCVCQNLSESLGTLCPSKGLLFVPPDIDRRTVELRLGGNYIIRITQQDFTNMTGLVDLTLSRNTISSIQPFSFVDLETLRSLHLDSNRLTELGPDALRGLINLQHLILNNNQLSRISKEAFDDLLLTLEDLDLSYNNLRSVPWDAIRKMVILHQLSLDHNLISYIPEGTFTDLDKLARLDLTSNRLQKLPPDPIFARSQSNAVLSTPYTTLLSLSFGGNPLHCNCEVLWLRRLEREDDMETCASPPSLKGRYFWYVREEEFICEPPLITQHTHKLLVLEGQTASLRCKAVGDPMPVIHWVAPDDRLISNSSRATVYENGTLDIVVTTSKDYGTFTCIAANAAGESTASIELSIIQLPHLSNGTNRTSQPKSRLSDITSSTKTSKGEVKVQPERAVSVSEVTSVSALVKWTVSKATPKVKMYQLQYNCSEDEVMIYRMIPIASRAFLITNLMPGMLYDLCVLAIWDDTATTLTATNVVGCVQFVTRDDYPRCQSLHSQLLGGTMILVIGGVIVATLLVFIVILMVRYKVCSSSQSAKLPAVSNTYSQTNGGLQAAQRLSGVPAVQVPKATVVVRNEVIDFKCGSLQSSLSSTSSVDSLGCSQGDNYSQACTLPKRWRHAPVKARPNLENLLGAFVSLELRGPSGEPGGTSPGSGTMVAATADRSDKEPLLGRNESRLGKLLSFPLENKPKRSHSFDMSDFGTAQCLSYPQRISNIWTKRSLSVNGMLLQCDESESEGDKGMLDISEWVMESTV; translated from the exons ATGAAACGGATCA TGCTCTGTAGCCTCCTGTTCCTGGGAAGTGCAGTGATGATGGCCACCGCGTGCCCCAAGTACTGTGTCTGCCAAAACCTGTCTGAATCCCTCGGCACCCTTTGCCCATCCAAAGGCCTGCTCTTTGTTCCACCAGACATTGACCGACGTACCGTCGAGTTGCGCCTCGGGGGGAACTACATCATCAGGATAACACAGCAAGACTTCACCAACATGACAGGGCTGGTGGACCTCACGTTGTCTCGCAACACCATCAGCTCCATCCAACCCTTTTCATTTGTGGATCTAGAAACACTCCGGTCTCTGCACCTGGACAGCAACCGTTTGACAGAGTTAGGACCGGATGCCTTGCGTGGCCTGATCAACCTGCAGCACCTCATTCTCAACAACAATCAGTTGAGTCGTATATCCAAAGAAGCCTTTGATGACCTCCTGCTCACACTGGAGGACCTGGACCTGTCCTACAACAACCTACGCAGTGTGCCCTGGGATGCCATCCGTAAGATGGTCATCTTGCACCAGCTCAGCTTGGACCACAACCTGATAAGTTACATTCCAGAGGGTACTTTTACAGACCTGGACAAGCTAGCAAGGCTGGACCTCACATCAAATCGACTCCAGAAACTGCCACCCGACCCCATATTTGCCCGATCGCAGAGTAATGCTGTGCTGAGTACACCTTATACAACTCTACTGTCCCTCAGTTTCGGTGGAAATCCCCTTCACTGTAACTGTGAGGTCCTGTGGCTTCGTCGACTCGAGCGAGAGGATGACATGGAGACATGCGCATCCCCTCCGAGCCTGAAGGGGCGCTACTTTTGGTACGTACGCGAGGAGGAGTTTATCTGTGAGCCACCTTTAAtcacccagcacacacacaagttgctGGTGCTAGAGGGTCAGACAGCCAGTCTGCGCTGTAAAGCTGTTGGTGATCCTATGCCTGTTATACACTGGGTTGCCCCTGATGACAGGCTTATCAGTAATTCGTCACGGGCCACAGTTTATGAGAATGGCACTTTGGACATTGTGGTCACTACCTCTAAGGACTATGGCACTTTTACATGTATTGCGGCCAATGCCGCTGGAGAATCTACTGCCTCAATTGAGCTCTCCATTATCCAGCTCCCTCATCTTAGCAATGGTACGAACCGCACTTCTCAGCCTAAGTCCAGACTGTCTGACATCACCAGCTCCACAAAGACTAGTAAAGGGGAAGTTAAGGTTCAGCCTGAGCGAGCGGTGTCTGTTTCAGAGGTCACTTCTGTTTCGGCATTGGTCAAATGGACAGTCAGCAAAGCTACCCCTAAGGTGAAGATGTACCAACTCCAGTACAACTGCTCTGAAGATGAGGTCATGATCTACAG GATGATCCCAATTGCTAGCAGAGCATTCCTGATCACCAATCTGATGCCAGGGATGTTGTATGACCTGTGTGTTCTGGCAATTTGGGACGACACTGCTACCACCCTCACTGCCACTAATGTGGTGGGTTGCGTTCAGTTTGTGACCCGTGATGACTACCCACGTTGCCAGTCCTTACACAGCCAGCTCTTGGGAGGCACCATGATCCTGGTGATTGGTGGTGTCATCGTGGCCACTCTTCTCGTGTTTATTGTCATCCTTATGGTGCGATATAAAGTATGCAGTAGTTCCCAGTCAGCCAAACTGCCAGCTGTCAGCAACACCTACTCACAGACCAACGGCGGACTGCAGGCTGCACAGAGGCTCAGCGGAGTCCCTGCAGTCCAGGTCCCCAAAGCCACAGTAGTGGTGCGCAATGAGGTGATAGACTTCAAGTGTGGTTCTCTGCAGAGCAGCCTCTCATCCACCTCCTCAGTTGACTCTCTGGGTTGCAGCCAAGGGGACAACTACAGCCAGGCTTGCACACTCCCCAAAAGATGGAGGCATGCACCTGTTAAGGCAAGGCCCAACCTTGAAAACCTGTTGGGTGCCTTTGTCTCGCTTGAGCTCCGTGGCCCTTCTGGTGAACCAGGGGGGACGTCCCCCGGCTCTGGGACCATGGTGGCGGCCACAGCGGACCGATCCGACAAGGAGCCGCTGCTTGGCCGTAATGAGTCCAGGCTGGGCAAGTTACTCAGTTTTCCCTTGGAGAATAAGCCAAAACGGAGCCACTCATTCGACATGAGCGATTTTGGCACTGCGCAGTGCCTGAGCTACCCACAACGCATCAGCAACATCTGGACTAAGAGGAGTCTGTCTGTCAATGGCATGCTGCTACAATGTGAtgaaagtgagagtgaaggTGACAAGGGTATGTTGGATATTTCAGAATGGGTCATGGAGAGCACGGTCTGA
- the LOC115822862 gene encoding leucine-rich repeat and fibronectin type-III domain-containing protein 2 isoform X2, giving the protein MAKVLCSLLFLGSAVMMATACPKYCVCQNLSESLGTLCPSKGLLFVPPDIDRRTVELRLGGNYIIRITQQDFTNMTGLVDLTLSRNTISSIQPFSFVDLETLRSLHLDSNRLTELGPDALRGLINLQHLILNNNQLSRISKEAFDDLLLTLEDLDLSYNNLRSVPWDAIRKMVILHQLSLDHNLISYIPEGTFTDLDKLARLDLTSNRLQKLPPDPIFARSQSNAVLSTPYTTLLSLSFGGNPLHCNCEVLWLRRLEREDDMETCASPPSLKGRYFWYVREEEFICEPPLITQHTHKLLVLEGQTASLRCKAVGDPMPVIHWVAPDDRLISNSSRATVYENGTLDIVVTTSKDYGTFTCIAANAAGESTASIELSIIQLPHLSNGTNRTSQPKSRLSDITSSTKTSKGEVKVQPERAVSVSEVTSVSALVKWTVSKATPKVKMYQLQYNCSEDEVMIYRMIPIASRAFLITNLMPGMLYDLCVLAIWDDTATTLTATNVVGCVQFVTRDDYPRCQSLHSQLLGGTMILVIGGVIVATLLVFIVILMVRYKVCSSSQSAKLPAVSNTYSQTNGGLQAAQRLSGVPAVQVPKATVVVRNEVIDFKCGSLQSSLSSTSSVDSLGCSQGDNYSQACTLPKRWRHAPVKARPNLENLLGAFVSLELRGPSGEPGGTSPGSGTMVAATADRSDKEPLLGRNESRLGKLLSFPLENKPKRSHSFDMSDFGTAQCLSYPQRISNIWTKRSLSVNGMLLQCDESESEGDKGMLDISEWVMESTV; this is encoded by the exons ATGGCCAAAGTGCTCTGTAGCCTCCTGTTCCTGGGAAGTGCAGTGATGATGGCCACCGCGTGCCCCAAGTACTGTGTCTGCCAAAACCTGTCTGAATCCCTCGGCACCCTTTGCCCATCCAAAGGCCTGCTCTTTGTTCCACCAGACATTGACCGACGTACCGTCGAGTTGCGCCTCGGGGGGAACTACATCATCAGGATAACACAGCAAGACTTCACCAACATGACAGGGCTGGTGGACCTCACGTTGTCTCGCAACACCATCAGCTCCATCCAACCCTTTTCATTTGTGGATCTAGAAACACTCCGGTCTCTGCACCTGGACAGCAACCGTTTGACAGAGTTAGGACCGGATGCCTTGCGTGGCCTGATCAACCTGCAGCACCTCATTCTCAACAACAATCAGTTGAGTCGTATATCCAAAGAAGCCTTTGATGACCTCCTGCTCACACTGGAGGACCTGGACCTGTCCTACAACAACCTACGCAGTGTGCCCTGGGATGCCATCCGTAAGATGGTCATCTTGCACCAGCTCAGCTTGGACCACAACCTGATAAGTTACATTCCAGAGGGTACTTTTACAGACCTGGACAAGCTAGCAAGGCTGGACCTCACATCAAATCGACTCCAGAAACTGCCACCCGACCCCATATTTGCCCGATCGCAGAGTAATGCTGTGCTGAGTACACCTTATACAACTCTACTGTCCCTCAGTTTCGGTGGAAATCCCCTTCACTGTAACTGTGAGGTCCTGTGGCTTCGTCGACTCGAGCGAGAGGATGACATGGAGACATGCGCATCCCCTCCGAGCCTGAAGGGGCGCTACTTTTGGTACGTACGCGAGGAGGAGTTTATCTGTGAGCCACCTTTAAtcacccagcacacacacaagttgctGGTGCTAGAGGGTCAGACAGCCAGTCTGCGCTGTAAAGCTGTTGGTGATCCTATGCCTGTTATACACTGGGTTGCCCCTGATGACAGGCTTATCAGTAATTCGTCACGGGCCACAGTTTATGAGAATGGCACTTTGGACATTGTGGTCACTACCTCTAAGGACTATGGCACTTTTACATGTATTGCGGCCAATGCCGCTGGAGAATCTACTGCCTCAATTGAGCTCTCCATTATCCAGCTCCCTCATCTTAGCAATGGTACGAACCGCACTTCTCAGCCTAAGTCCAGACTGTCTGACATCACCAGCTCCACAAAGACTAGTAAAGGGGAAGTTAAGGTTCAGCCTGAGCGAGCGGTGTCTGTTTCAGAGGTCACTTCTGTTTCGGCATTGGTCAAATGGACAGTCAGCAAAGCTACCCCTAAGGTGAAGATGTACCAACTCCAGTACAACTGCTCTGAAGATGAGGTCATGATCTACAG GATGATCCCAATTGCTAGCAGAGCATTCCTGATCACCAATCTGATGCCAGGGATGTTGTATGACCTGTGTGTTCTGGCAATTTGGGACGACACTGCTACCACCCTCACTGCCACTAATGTGGTGGGTTGCGTTCAGTTTGTGACCCGTGATGACTACCCACGTTGCCAGTCCTTACACAGCCAGCTCTTGGGAGGCACCATGATCCTGGTGATTGGTGGTGTCATCGTGGCCACTCTTCTCGTGTTTATTGTCATCCTTATGGTGCGATATAAAGTATGCAGTAGTTCCCAGTCAGCCAAACTGCCAGCTGTCAGCAACACCTACTCACAGACCAACGGCGGACTGCAGGCTGCACAGAGGCTCAGCGGAGTCCCTGCAGTCCAGGTCCCCAAAGCCACAGTAGTGGTGCGCAATGAGGTGATAGACTTCAAGTGTGGTTCTCTGCAGAGCAGCCTCTCATCCACCTCCTCAGTTGACTCTCTGGGTTGCAGCCAAGGGGACAACTACAGCCAGGCTTGCACACTCCCCAAAAGATGGAGGCATGCACCTGTTAAGGCAAGGCCCAACCTTGAAAACCTGTTGGGTGCCTTTGTCTCGCTTGAGCTCCGTGGCCCTTCTGGTGAACCAGGGGGGACGTCCCCCGGCTCTGGGACCATGGTGGCGGCCACAGCGGACCGATCCGACAAGGAGCCGCTGCTTGGCCGTAATGAGTCCAGGCTGGGCAAGTTACTCAGTTTTCCCTTGGAGAATAAGCCAAAACGGAGCCACTCATTCGACATGAGCGATTTTGGCACTGCGCAGTGCCTGAGCTACCCACAACGCATCAGCAACATCTGGACTAAGAGGAGTCTGTCTGTCAATGGCATGCTGCTACAATGTGAtgaaagtgagagtgaaggTGACAAGGGTATGTTGGATATTTCAGAATGGGTCATGGAGAGCACGGTCTGA